The genomic stretch ccttttgaagatgccattatGGAGGATCGAGATAAGACTCCCGAGGAAATGATGCTCGAAGATGCTGCTACCGAGGAAGCACCTTTGAGAGTAGGCTAGGCTCTAGGTTTTTACTATATGTGTACCTTCtctcttctttgtttctgtgtaaggaccccttgtagacttttgtaatcatatgtaaggacccctcgtgggcatTTGTAatcaaattattttatgaatacaaagaagtttcttcaattttgtgttCGACGCTTGCTCTATTCCATTTTATTTAAGTTTACATAGATTCTGAATGTATGACTTTGTCGGTTTGTGCCAATATCGAGCCCAAATGTGAGTTTTTTTCgtgatttttgattgattagtATGGCTTCCCGTGGAGTCCTTCACCGTTGATTGGATTGAGCCTAGATAGGGCTGATAAACTCGGGTTATCGGGACCCTTACTTCCAGTCGAATGAAAGTAATGCTTTGGGCCTTGAAACCATGATTCATCACTTATGCTCCGCGGTAACATTTGAGGGGAAACTTGTTCAGAGGCCCGTGGTTTAGGGACTACCTctgagcctaacttctttttgatgaaggtcctcgaggtcgggtaccacctcaggactaGCGATGGTGTCGTTGGCATTTTagagcctgacttctttttaataaAGTTCattgaggtcgggtaccaccttgtGACATGCAAAGGTTTTTCGGGTTTCCTATAGCCTAACCTCTCCCTGATGAAGGTCCTCAAGGTTGTGTGCCACCTCGAGACTGGAGAAGTTGTTTttggcttcctagagcctaactTCTCCCTGATGAAAGTCCTCGAGGTCGGGTGCCACCCCGGGATTGGCAAAGGTGTTTTTGGCTTCTTATAGGTTAACTTCTCCCAAATGAAGGTCgttgaggtcgggtaccacctcgggactggcgaagGTGTTTTTGACTTCATAGAACCTAACTCCCTTTTGATGAAGgtccttgaggtcgggtaccCCCTCGGGACTAGCAATGACGTTgttggcttcttagagcctaacttcCTTTTGATGGGGGGTCCTTGAGGTCAGGTACTACCTCGGGACTGGCGAAGGTGCTTTTTAATGGGCTTTGAGGTAGGTGGATCATCGTCGttttttctatatatatacaaGGGTGTTTTTGCTTTTTTGGAGATCCCACCATTTTAAGCAGTTTCCCTTCTCTTTCTATGTCAAAGCTTTCAGTATTTTAGTACTAACGTACTTGCACAAATTCCCTCTTTAGTTCTCCAATTTTGTCATAGCCATGATTGCTGCATCGGGGTCTACCCGGTAGAGAGGGGAGAGCTTCACCCCGGCATCCAGGACCAACGAGAGTATACCTTGAGGATTTCTTCTTTGATAGGAGAAGAACATCTTGGGTTAGTGAGAAAATTCTATGGATGGGGGGAATAGGTAGTGTTACAGATACTTTCCCCGGGTGAGGGTATCACGGATTGTGCCGATGGATTCTTGAATTTGTACACATATCCTTTCACACTGGGCTCCCTTGAtggggttgtgctcgacttctgcttagagtatcgggttaccttggcgcatATCCATCGGTCATTTTGGCAAACAATATTGATGGTGAGATTTTTCGCGGAGAAGGCGGGGCTTGAATTTATGCTCAGTCATCTTATTAGGCTGTGCCGGCCCTTTTACCATCGGGGTCTGCTAACCTTGCAATGTCAATCGACCACACccttcgttgttgatgatgaggaagatggagaccAGGAGTGGATGAGTCGCTTTGTCCGAGTGCGGATCGCTGACATTATCTCATGGAGCTTATGGCGTTCCTTGAGGAATGGAACTATACACATAAGTGGTGCATTTCTTGCATTCCCAGTTTTGCCTATGGCGAAAACTGGTTTCATTATCGtgccctcttttctttttctgcagcAGTTTCATGGGTGGCGGGCGACGTTCCTGATTTGTCGTATTGGGTCCAAatgttggcgacccactcgacatgtgatgagcgcaagtggcgagctttgtcctGAGGCAGATGGGAAGTAAAACATCATAGTGAGTGTTATCTTATTCTTCCCTCTCCCTTCCTTCATTTGGAAAGGCATTTTCCCTTTGTGCGTATTAAACTTGCTGTTGTAGGCATCGGAAAGCCTTTCGAGGTTATGTCGTGCTCCTCTggagagggggaagggttgccATCCCCCGGGGtaaagaacaacaacaataagcAAGAGATGCTTTTGCATGGAGACGACGCTAGAAGCAAGGCAAAATGGGATCGATGCTTCGGAACAGAAGCATCGTCTGAGCCTGCCGCAACTGTGGTTCCTGGTTTTGGAAAGAGGGTTTCTCCGTTGCTATCACCTTCTTTTTTGGTCGACAGTACTTCAGAAGATACTAGGAACCCGGGTCTGCATACATTGAGTGACCGTGCTTCGACTGGAGTTGACTCTTTCAGGCTGAAGGAACTGGATTGGCAGGTGTGCCCTTGGCCTTCAAGGAAGCCCGacggcttcactttgtggtgagttttctTACAAACCTTTTGATATTCGTGCCTTCCCTTCCTtgttgggttttcttttgcaaggcttcgacaagcttaagtctaAGTTGCTTTGTCATGAAGCCAGGCTGCGGAAATATCaggatgaggagagatcccttagggTCTTTTGTGATGTAAACGAGGTCGAGTTGGTATACTTGCAGTATAAGGTGGGCCAGATCTTAAATTATGAGAGCTACAtgaaggagcaggtaattttctGTTCGGAGTGAGCATGCATTCCGTCTTCTAGTTTCCAAGgctaacgctttgtttattttagtTGCAAAAAAAGATAGAGGACCTAGAGCACCTTCGGGATGAAGTTGGCCGGGCAAGGCGTGCACATGATGAGCTAAAAGCTCGGGCGGAGGCTCAGGCTTCAGAGGGTAAGGATACTCTGGCTAAAGTTCCCGCTTTTGAGGCTCAACTTTGCTTAGCTCATGATAATGCTTTGGTTCAGATAGGAATAATTACAAAGCTCGAGTCCGAGCTTTCAAAGGTCAAGGCTGAGGTCATTGATGCCCGGGCTGTAGCTGTATTGATCCGAACTAAGGCTAACCAGATGATGGTGATCTATTCAAAGGATGTTGCtgatgctcaagctgagctgagaaggatcctcgaccgTGAAGAGAGGATTAAAGAATACGCTCGCTGCAAATCTCGAAGAAAGACCCTCAAAGATATCCGTACTAGGGGTTTTGCCCTCTCGGAAGAGTTGACGCGAGCGAGGGCGgatgagcgtgatgctcggttacTTTTGTCTGATGATGAAGAATACGAAGATAAGGACGCAGGCCATAGACCCTGGGGGGCATAGATTTTGGTATCTGCATGTATcattttcaaagcatgtttgtagatggagattcTGTTTTTTCGCatatgtgtataaaagaaaaccttgtggctttatttcttctgtatcTCTTTCTGTCTTGAATTTGTCTAGGTGAACTGGTATTAgagttggtaggaatcctcaGAGTCGTGATATGGCCCTGGAGCTCAtcaggctggcccgtaggctcttacgtgcttggtcgatgcagccttttatgtgggctggcgacaatggctcttacgccttgggcctaTGTGGCTTTTTAGTGTGGGctagtgacaatggctcttacgccttactcttaggcatatttagttaactattttgggttcaatctccgaatcgggttacgacttgaGCTTATTCGACCTCAAGTTTCGtatttatgtgggctggcgacaacgaCTCTTATGCCTTGGGCCGATGCAACCTTTTATATATATGTGggctggtgacagtggctcttacaccttgCTCTTAGGTGTaattagttaactattttgggttcagtctctgaatcaggttacgactcgagctcattcgatcctcaagttttgtatttgtgtgggttagcgacaatgactcttacgccttaggccgatgcggccttttatATATGTGGGCTAGCGACattggctcttatgccttgggtcgaagcgaccttttatgtgggctttatttttccctcgatatgGATTTTTTGAAATAGTATGTGCCTGAGTCTTCGAcggcttaataaaaaacctcgattgtgagttgttatatggcgatgatcgagcacctcgggaggtttggctcagaggctgagtatctcgaagccaatATTTAgtagctgacatggtcgaagccctTTTACCTGTATCGAGGGTAGCATATTTAACtagttcttttcaaagtagattcAAAGCAATTGAAGGCCTGTTATTTTGTAGCAATGGTCGGGCATCCCCAAGTCGCGTTAGTTTgcctggtacagccttgtgaccagaGTAATTTGTGTTCGGTCGGACCCTTTAaatcccgagtgaagtagttttggcatctatatcaagggtattcctttttaggggtcttacaaattCAATATATAGCCGAAATTTTGAGATCGAGTtaatgcctttagtaaggtcttacaagttttacatgcctttgagatCTTACAgatttggatacttggtacaagtattgttcatgccttacttgaggtcttatagatattgttgatgtcttatgtaggtcttacaaaatcgagtctgcccgctcgggtcTTATGGCCTCATGTTTTTTATTGAAAggcgattggcgacagtccccgagtcatcaagGGTATCTTGGCTGGgaagccattacttgtaaacagtgtattgccttattgagggcttacgatttcggagATTCCAACCTTGAGGTCATGCATTTTTTGAGATTTTCATGCCAGTCCCTGAGTATTCGGGTATCTTTCGGCCTTAGAGatgttttgtgattttcatgttgcccCGTTGAGGGCTTATGATCTTGGAGCCCCGACCCGGAGGTCGTTCAAGTGTTGAATTGCTGatgctagtccccgagtgttcgggacattttcggTGGAGAAGTCATTTTTGAAAAGGTTCCGAGCATCTTTTGGAGTGTGGGAtactttgataaaagatattcttcaattatttggtacaagtgtacatgcTTTCGCTGTCGGGGGCCcggctatacggacacggttcgttcgaccatttggcctagtacatcattttcctattgggaccccTTTTGGCGTTTCTTAGATTTTTTGAGCGGATGGCCTTTCGGGGGGGGGGGAGTGATACCCCCTAGTGTTctaggttgattgcaaaagaagcctcgaatacttgttgagtcctCCTTAGGTATTatgtggatgttgcctcgttaaaaaccttgtcggtaaaatccttttcgggataaaaactcgacCAAAGGAAAAAATTGCAACATATGCTTTAAAACCATAAGGTCTTCGAGCTAGGTTAGCGTTTTGACTACTTCGGTCGGGTGCCTGCATAAGTAGTGGAGCTACgtcttctcggagttggtggcaatccttggtcttgtggccgtgcgtgttgtgaaactcgcacactaagttataactcctttgtgaaggatctgattgtacaaaCATAGGCCACCTGacatctctgattttactgataaCGAACACGATGTCagatacatcgacgttgaagttgtattctgataagtggGGTGCCTCTTTTAGCCCTGCGTTCCTACCTATTCCTGCTCTATTGATGAGTCCCTGAGGGTTCTGTCCttggtctatccttcgatcaATGCGAGGTAGGTTACGCCTCGGGTGTTCGTTCTATCTTCGGcgtatggctgatatctttctttgtttggctttagCTCTTTCGCCAGGAGActacttgggtatactgagcccaagggggctcccagctggtcatcctcgatCCTGATTTTTGACTAGTATCGGTTGTGGATGTCCAACCAGGTCATGACGGGATATTCGActagattctctttcagctgcttcgaagccactaagcttcattcattcaaaccttgggtgaaggcctctACCGCCCAGTCGTCAGAGACCGGTGGTAGTTTCATTCATTCCATTTGGAACCGAGATACAAATTCTCGCAGCATcttgttctccctttgcttgatcttgaagacgtcggatttcatcgttgctactttgatttcaccggcatgtgcttttatgaaggagtctgctagcatgacaaataagtctatagagttaggagctaggttgtgataccacatcatggccctttttgagagtgtttccccaaacttctttagtaagacggactcgagctcgtcgtcctttatgtcgATACCCTTTAATGCGCAattgtaagcagtaacgtgctcattagGGTCTGAGGTCCTGTTGTATTTTGGATGTTCTGGCATTATGAACTTcattggaatgggtttcggagccgtTTTCTCTGGGAATGGCctttgtacgaacttcttcgaatccacacctttcaggaccgggggtgcgcccagaatttgatcgaccctggaattgtagATTTAGACcattttgtcgttggcttctatcattttctcgcttGATTCGATCCTCCTGgtgagttcctcgagcatttttatgatgacAGGGTCGGctatcgacccgttattgctcgatctctccagTACCTATTCGGCCGGGGGAGCTGTCCCGGGTGCTACCATAcgaggagttttctggtgactttgcagccgAGCAATATCTAgatgttgtgcctgcaacatttcaaaaatagtaTGTAGGCTAACCTCTCATgcttccctagttggggttttctgatCTTCTTGTGGATCTCCTTGATGCACCCTCCTGTCAGTGTGCGAGCTTATATCGACCTGTTGGTTGTTGCATGAGACCGCGTCCATGGTGATCGATTCTGGCATGTTTTCAGGGTTTCGCGACAGTACACCAGCGCCTGGAACATCTACGCCATTTTCTCAGTGGTTCTCCAGATTGTTATTTACTAAGTCAGATATtttacctgaaatcaaagatctttggacaagaaaaagcgtgaaagataacttgcattgtgtagctaaaccaacaagaaaataatcactattatttttagccctacggtgggcgccaaactgtttatcgtgaaaaatgtaataacaattaaattttattatggggctctaaaaatacgtgatctatttttattctagttgttaagaagttgatgctatgtttgtgagacttagaaacgaaatgagagttaaggatagggCAATAATTAAACCATTAGGCtaattatcggggcctcgagcttgtcgattcgcgGCCTCaaggtcgattccggagctcgaCTATGATCTATCGAAGGCAGTCGAATTGTGGCTAacaattataataaaattaacgaaGGCTCTTTATTCCTAATGATAAGTAATAAAGGacgaacaataatatcaagagagtatgttagGGAGCAAatggaatgttcttgtatatttcgtgtggagcaactgagGCAATAGtggtttacaaaatgacaaggaccccctatatataggaggggaatcccaacatagtacaaaatacattaattaccAAGATAAAgggggatgggacagctagatgacaACCTGATTAAGGGTAAGGGTAGTCCACTAGGCCCTTTCAGTCCcagccacgtgccttgggaattccccatttCTACCGTGGCTGCGATCAATGTTGTCCCGAGATCGGGCGTCGATGAACCTCAAGGGAGGAAACTCGATCATGACCTTGTAGCCTCGAGACTTCGAGGTGGtcttctgaggtgcctcgatgcCAACAAATTGGGCCCTCTAATTTTATCGTATACAAGGCTCAAAGGAGTTAACTAAGATACATAACAAGTAGGTGGGTAATGGCATATAACCGGCTCAATAAAAAAACGCCTCTATCACTTTCAAGACTCACCAATACTACTATTTTACTTTGCTAACACATGAGGCatgttctagacatcaaatgtaaTGCACAAAATGCACAAAAACTCCCACACACATGGCATATAGCTCAATTAGGATCAGACTCATCACGACACTCTAGTCAAAatagttaagcaaagttaagatcatacaatttaaggtacttatacaagagtcaaaaactgatcCTAAACGTTACAACTAAAGCACTCAGTATAAAAcaagtcaagagatattactaCAGTTCAAATCATAGCACAAGTTTTCCTACTTTTACTCctacaaaataaaaactaactacacccggttcaaataaaacccatTGAAAAGAActgcggcacaaagaaaaactaaTGGGGAATTTTTACACTACttacaaaagaaaatctttttttattttcctttccaatttAGTCCCTCAAGAAACCCGTCGAATGATATCCATCGTCGGGAGAAAatcgaaaattttaaaatttttaatttttttccaatttttttctaCTACTCAAACTAAcaaaagcaaaaacaatcaaGCTAACTAAGACTAATATGCATACAACATACAaatatcccccaccccacactttaagttGTGGCATGTTCCCATGATCGACAATTAAAAAGCATAAGTCCATGAATATCTAGTCGGGGTATGGATCAAATTCGGGATCCATTCCACGTGCCCGAACTAGTGCATACATCCATGTAGACAACTCCTTCTCAGCCGTTTTGGGGTACACCCCACTCTTGTCTTTATCAATTACTGGAGCCTTTTCTTTCACGCCATTCACCTTCCCCTCAGCACTTGCAGTTGGCCTCTCCTTTTTTACTGCAGTTGCTATAATCATCTCAAAGGTCACCATCTCCTTACCCATACTAAGCATGAGTTTTCTATCATGTATATCTGATATAGCTCTACCCATTGCTTAAAATGGTCTTCTTATGATGAGGGGGGTCTCCTTGTTCTCCTCCATATTCACCACTATGAAATCTACAGGAAATACAAACTTATCCACCCACACTAAAACATCTTTTACTATCCCCTCAGGTGGTATAGTTGTTTGGTCAGCCAACTCCAAAGATATTGGCACCGACCTTATCTCTCTGATCCCCTTCTCCAGTTTCCTGTAAATGGACAATGGCATTAAGTTAATTGAGGCACTAGAATCACATAAAGACATATCAAAATTAAGAGTGCCTGAAGAGCAAGGTATAGTAAAACTCCCTGAGTCTCCACACTTTTGTGGGAGTTTGTTTTGTAAGATTGCACTACAATGCTCTGTGAGCTTGACCGCCTTGGTCTCTTCTATCTTTCTCTTTTTTGTAAGGATatccttcatgaactttgcataagCTAGCATTTGTGAGAGAATATCAGTGAATGGAAGTTTACATTAACCAGTCTCGGCATGTCTAGACATTTCTCAAACtacttgtcaagattttctctaTATAGATTTTGGGGGAAAGGTAGAGTAGGCATGTGCTTGCTCACATCATCAGATTCCTCCCTTCTTGaagtttcctctttcttcttttatctAGCTCCtttcttgcctttctttttcttagtCTTCTCATCATCTTCAATTTTTATCTGCTCCCCACTTTCTTTTTCAAATAGAAC from Nicotiana sylvestris chromosome 12, ASM39365v2, whole genome shotgun sequence encodes the following:
- the LOC104215383 gene encoding uncharacterized protein, translated to MLAYAKFMKDILTKKRKIEETKAVKLTEHCSAILQNKLPQKCGDSGSFTIPCSSGTLNFDMSLCDSSASINLMPLSIYRKLEKGIREIRSVPISLELADQTTIPPEGIVKDVLVWVDKFVFPVDFIVVNMEENKETPLIIRRPF